In Mercurialis annua linkage group LG5, ddMerAnnu1.2, whole genome shotgun sequence, a single genomic region encodes these proteins:
- the LOC130015544 gene encoding uncharacterized protein LOC130015544, producing MKGSAKDRFRRVIQPIMGQLTWAEFVTRYREFFLPFSVTESYRDMLLALSKGDISLQEYAIEFTRLSRFAPYLIMDPVRVNSRFVKGLGPEFIGLLSEVNRDLVHVIDSARQMETYLIQFGRIPDPTGQLQARSENTSAVPSVAMQFSAGSFSGPRRRNFKKGKRNVRFNTPGAGSSSQSSGSAGTLPPVCQNFRRRHYGLRPTYSLASGQVPAGSTFSGQRGRGFGGRGGGRNGGRGTDQAPQAGRGQARVFALNPHEAQASNAVVQGTLPIYTIDAFILFDPDATHLFVSPSFAMKIGRPPVYLQNTLSVATPVGESVDINIVYPSCPVSVQGRDLFAGLLLLEVLTFNVILGMDWLALHYANVDCRKKMVTFNTPGVQPFSIQGEKTESPTSLISAIKARRMLKKGCQGFLAIVRDINKSQGSVCDVPVVCEYPYVFPEELPGLPPDREIEFCIDLVPGTTSISIPPYRMAPAELKELKDQLEELLDRGFIRPSVSPWGAPVLFVKKKDGTLRLCIDYRQLNRDKRIDDLFDQLQGAKYLSKIDLRSGYHQLKIWNEDISKTAFRTRFIDDILIYSRTKEEHTHHLRLVLQTLREHQLYAKSSKCEFWLEEVAFLGHVVSQSGINVDPMKIEAVTEWKRPSSFTEIRSFLGLAVYYRRCVQDFSKISAPLTKLTHKNAKFDWTDRCEASFQKLKECLTTAPVLALPKGTEGFTVYCDASRVGLGCVLMQHGRVIAYASRKLKKHEVNYPTHDLELAAVVFALKFWRHYLYGPTCEIFTDHKSLKYIFDQCELNLRQRRWLELLKDYDCTIQYHPGKANIVADARSRKSA from the exons ATGAAGGGATCCGCAAAAGACAGGTTCAGACGAGTAATTCAGCCGATAATGGGGCAGCTGACCTGGGCAGAGTTTGTGACACGATATAGAGAGTTTTTCCTACCATTCTCTGTGACAGAAAGCTATCGGGACATGCTATTAGCCTTAAGTAAAGGTGACATATCACTACAGGAGTATGCGATAGAGTTCACCAGGCTAAGCCGTTTTGCGCCTTATTTGATTATGGACCCTGTACGGGTCAATTCAAGGTTTGTGAAAGGCTTGGGGCCCGAGTTCATTGGTTTATTGAGTGAGGTGAATCGAGACTTGGTACATGTGATTGATAGTGCTCGGCAAATGGAGACATATTTGATTCAgtttggaagaattcctgatCCTACCGGGCAGCTACAAGCCAGAAGTGAAAATACTAGTGCTGTACCAAGTGTCGCGATGCAGTTCAGTGCAGGAAGTTTTTCAGGACCTCGACGTCGAAATTTTAAGAAGGGCAAACGTAATGTACGATTTAACACTCCAGGAGCAGGTTCAAGTAGTCAAAGTTCAGGAAGTGCAGGAACGCTACCCCCAGTTTGTCAAAATTTTAGGAGAAGACATTATGGT CTGAGACCTACATATTCTTTAGCTTCTGGACAGGTTCCAGCGGGAAGTACATTTAGTGGCCAGCGCGGTAGAGGATTCGGAGGTAGAGGcggaggaagaaatggcggtAGAGGTACTGATCAGGCTCCCCAGGCTGGTAGGGGACAAGCTAGAGTTTTTGCGCTTAACCCTCATGAGGCTCAAGCTTCAAATGCAGTCGTGCAAGGTACTCTCCCTATATATACTATAGATGCTTTCATTTTATTCGATCCGGATGCTACTCACTTGTTTGTTTCACCGAGTTTTGCGATGAAAATAGGAAGACCACCTGTTTATTTGCAAAATACCTTATCAGTAGCCACCCCTGTAGGTGAAAGTGTAGACATAAACAttgtttatccgtcttgtcctgtgagtgttcaaggacgagatttgtttgCTGGTTTGCTTTTGCTTGAGGTATTAACCTTTAACGTGATACTGGGAATGGATTGGTTAGCATTACATTATGCGAATGTGGATTGTCGGAAGAAAATGGTGACGTTTAATACTCCTGGAGTTCAACCATTTTCAATTCAAGGTGAAAAGACAGAGTCGCCTACGAGTTTGATATCAGCTATTAAAGCACGGCGGATGCTGAAGAAAGGGTGTCAAGGGTTCCTGGCTATAGTGCGAGACATAAATAAGAGTCAAGGCAGTGTTTGCGATGTACCGGTGGTGTGTGAGTATCCATATGTTTTCCCAgaagaattacctggattaccacctgatagAGAAATAGAATTCTGCATTGATTTGGTTCCTGGTACAACTTCGATATCAATACCTCCATATCGGATGGCACCAGCAGAACTAAAGGAGCTAAAAGATCAGTTGGAGGAATTActtgatcgtggtttcatccGACCGAGTGTATCACCTTGGGGTGCACCGGtgttgtttgttaagaagaaggatggaaCACTACGGCTTTGTATagactacagacagctgaaccgGGATAAAAG aattgatgatttatttgatcaACTGCAAGGAGCAAAGTATTTATCCAAGATTGATTTAAGATCGGGCTATCATCAATTAAAAATCTGGAATGAAGACATTTcaaagactgctttcagaactcG ttttattgatgatattcttaTCTACTCGCGTACGAAGGAGGAACACACGCATCATTTGCGTTTGGTGCTTCAGACCCTGAGAGAACACCAGCTGTATGCTAAGTCCTCCAAATGTGAATTCTGGTTAGAAGAAGTTGCATTCTTGGGACATGTAGTGTCTCAAAGTGGAATTAATGTTGACCCTATGAAGATCGAGGCAGTAACTGAGTGGAAGCGACCAAGTTCATTCACCGAAATTCGAAGTTTCCTGGGTTTAGCagtatactacagacgttgtgTGCAAGACTTTTCAAAGATCTCTGCACCTTTAACAAAGCTAACccataaaaatgcaaaatttgACTGGACAGATCGATGTGAAGCCAGTTTCCAGAAGTTAAAGGAATGTCTGACAACCGCTCCAGTATTAGCGCTACCAAAAGGTACTGAAGGGTTTACTGTTTATTGTGATGCTTCAAGAGTCGGTTTGGGATGTGTCTTGATGCAGCATGGTCGAGTtatagcttatgcttctcgGAAGCTGAAAAAGCACGAGGTGAACTATCCAACACATGACTTAGAACTAGCAGCGGTAGTCTTTGCGCTAAAattctggaggcactacttgtatgGTCCAACATGTGAGATATTCACGGAtcataagagtttaaaatatatctttgatcaatgTGAATTGAATCTCAGGCAGAgaaggtggctagagttgctaaAAGACTATGATTGCACTATACAATATCATCCTGGAAAAGCCAACATAGTGGCAGATGCACGGAGCAGAAAGTCTGCATGA